A window of the Lysinibacillus irui genome harbors these coding sequences:
- the fabG gene encoding 3-oxoacyl-ACP reductase FabG: protein MRLNNKVAIITGAANGIGYAATERFIEEGAFVFIADYDEQAGIHAAEQLGDNVAFIQVDVASRESVQQLVAAVIEQKGRVDILVNNAGITRDAMLTKMTEDQFQQVIDVNLTGVFHCTQEVIPHMVAAGGGKIINTSSVSGVYGNVGQTNYAATKAAIVGMTKTWAKELGRKGINVNAVAPGFTETDMVKKMPENIVAQMRSIVPLQRLGTPRDIANAYLFLASDEASYVHGHTLHVDGAIMM from the coding sequence ATGCGATTAAACAATAAGGTTGCGATTATCACTGGCGCCGCAAATGGGATTGGTTATGCGGCTACCGAACGTTTTATTGAAGAAGGAGCATTTGTGTTTATCGCCGATTATGATGAACAGGCAGGGATTCACGCTGCCGAACAACTAGGGGACAACGTGGCCTTTATACAAGTAGATGTAGCAAGTAGAGAGAGCGTTCAACAACTAGTAGCAGCGGTAATCGAACAGAAAGGTCGCGTTGATATCCTAGTGAATAATGCAGGGATTACAAGAGATGCAATGCTGACGAAGATGACAGAGGACCAATTTCAGCAGGTTATCGATGTTAATCTGACTGGGGTCTTTCATTGTACTCAGGAGGTTATCCCCCATATGGTGGCAGCTGGTGGTGGCAAAATAATTAATACATCATCGGTAAGTGGGGTTTACGGTAATGTTGGTCAAACGAATTACGCAGCTACAAAAGCAGCCATTGTAGGAATGACGAAAACGTGGGCAAAGGAATTAGGGCGTAAGGGAATCAACGTCAATGCAGTGGCACCTGGGTTTACAGAAACGGATATGGTCAAAAAGATGCCTGAAAATATTGTGGCTCAAATGCGCTCAATCGTTCCCTTACAACGATTAGGGACACCACGGGATATTGCCAATGCCTACTTGTTTTTAGCATCTGATGAGGCTTCCTACGTCCACGGTCATACGCTTCATGTGGATGGAGCCATCATGATGTGA
- the phaZ gene encoding intracellular short-chain-length polyhydroxyalkanoate depolymerase: protein MLKTIQLANGETMAYRKRSGGAQLLLLVHGNMTSSKHWDILMDALDDKYTIYAIDLRGFGGSSYHKPISAIKDFSDDVKLFIDAMQLQTFDMIGWSTGGAVCMQFAANYPGHCQRLILLASASTRGYPFYTDLGTGNPASFKRAYSYEEVLIDTSKTKLVQGFYDTKNGEGLQSIWNALIYTHRQPNAEKYQEYIEDMLTQRNLAEVYHALNTFNMSAIDNEIAKGSQEALLLHIPILVLRGDRDLVITEEMNAELLHDLGKETQFVSLKNCGHSPLIDDLAQLTAEIEAFLEIGGRNHAIKQ from the coding sequence ATGTTAAAAACAATTCAGCTCGCAAATGGTGAAACGATGGCTTATCGTAAGCGCTCAGGGGGAGCTCAACTTTTACTATTAGTTCATGGTAATATGACATCTTCTAAACATTGGGATATTCTGATGGATGCTTTAGATGACAAATATACAATTTATGCAATCGATTTACGCGGCTTTGGCGGATCATCGTATCATAAGCCTATCTCTGCCATTAAAGATTTTAGCGATGATGTCAAGCTATTTATCGATGCTATGCAATTGCAGACCTTTGATATGATTGGCTGGTCAACAGGAGGAGCCGTCTGTATGCAGTTTGCCGCTAATTATCCAGGGCATTGTCAACGACTGATTTTACTAGCTTCCGCTTCAACACGTGGTTATCCATTCTACACGGATTTAGGAACAGGCAATCCAGCATCCTTTAAAAGAGCCTATAGCTATGAAGAAGTGTTGATTGATACATCCAAAACAAAGCTTGTTCAAGGCTTCTATGATACAAAAAATGGTGAAGGCTTACAGTCTATATGGAATGCATTAATTTATACCCATCGACAGCCGAACGCAGAAAAATATCAAGAATATATAGAGGATATGCTGACACAACGGAATTTAGCAGAAGTGTACCATGCACTCAATACGTTTAATATGAGTGCTATTGACAATGAGATTGCAAAAGGCTCTCAAGAAGCCCTCCTACTCCATATTCCGATTTTAGTATTGCGAGGGGATCGGGATTTGGTCATTACAGAGGAAATGAATGCAGAATTGCTACATGATTTAGGCAAGGAGACACAGTTCGTTAGTTTAAAAAATTGTGGGCATTCCCCACTGATCGATGATTTAGCACAGCTAACAGCCGAAATCGAGGCTTTTTTAGAAATTGGGGGGAGAAATCATGCGATTAAACAATAA
- a CDS encoding GerAB/ArcD/ProY family transporter: MEKEIISSRQFTIITLLYSIGTAILIIPASITSAAKQDSWIAASIGVILSLLVIKLFMTLANQTPSLNFIEANEKILGPFLGKFTAICFLILTFLSAGELLYFIGIFMKTEVMPETPTMAIALLFIIIIMYAAYLGIETFARSAEILFPLFVFIFIFFVVCITPQITFENIQPVLEATKSSMFYSIIRFMSIFSFPLIVLLMLYPAAVNVQQSAQKGFYIGTILGGFVLVTLIVLSILVLGPENTASRTFPSYALAQRISIGNFLQRIEIIMAFMWISSIYIRTFMYFYTTVVGLAQILKIKDHRPLIIPMGLIVIGLSQIVHPNIVHSNKYNNEIWPIFSFFITILLPILLLIVAIIRNRKAKAETSEMPKAETSNDNQKV; encoded by the coding sequence ATGGAAAAGGAAATCATTAGCTCAAGACAGTTTACAATTATTACCCTCCTTTATTCAATCGGTACAGCTATTTTAATTATTCCCGCTAGCATCACAAGTGCCGCTAAGCAAGATTCGTGGATTGCTGCCAGCATTGGGGTCATCCTCAGTTTACTGGTTATTAAATTATTTATGACGCTAGCCAACCAAACACCTTCTCTTAATTTTATTGAGGCAAACGAAAAAATACTCGGACCCTTTTTGGGGAAATTCACAGCCATTTGTTTCCTGATTCTAACCTTTCTTTCCGCTGGAGAATTACTCTATTTTATCGGGATATTCATGAAAACAGAAGTGATGCCGGAAACACCGACCATGGCGATTGCCTTGCTGTTTATTATTATCATTATGTATGCTGCCTATTTAGGCATTGAAACTTTTGCGCGGTCTGCAGAAATCCTCTTTCCGTTATTTGTCTTTATTTTTATTTTTTTTGTTGTCTGTATTACCCCTCAGATTACGTTTGAAAATATTCAACCTGTACTCGAGGCAACAAAATCATCAATGTTTTATAGTATTATTCGTTTTATGAGTATTTTTTCCTTTCCATTAATTGTGTTATTAATGCTTTACCCTGCTGCGGTTAATGTACAGCAATCCGCGCAGAAAGGGTTTTATATTGGGACCATCTTAGGTGGATTTGTTTTAGTGACATTGATTGTGCTATCAATTCTTGTACTAGGTCCTGAAAATACGGCTTCTAGAACCTTTCCAAGCTATGCCTTAGCACAAAGAATATCGATAGGGAATTTTTTGCAGCGGATTGAGATTATAATGGCCTTTATGTGGATCTCATCCATTTATATTCGAACTTTTATGTATTTCTATACGACCGTTGTCGGCCTTGCCCAGATTTTAAAAATCAAGGATCATCGGCCTCTCATTATACCGATGGGGCTAATTGTTATTGGGCTTTCTCAAATAGTTCACCCAAACATTGTCCATTCGAACAAATATAATAATGAAATTTGGCCAATCTTTTCTTTTTTCATCACCATTCTATTACCGATCCTTTTACTAATTGTGGCGATTATTCGCAATCGCAAAGCGAAAGCTGAAACGAGCGAAATGCCCAAAGCAGAAACAAGCAATGACAATCAAAAAGTCTAA
- a CDS encoding class I adenylate-forming enzyme family protein — protein MFVEQAWILKRAALTPHHIALINLATEEQWTYQQLSEEIGKWSHFFERQQLQKGSRVAVFAKNHIQLFAVLFACGLRGLIYVPLNWRLSKEELTQILQDATPSILLYDEEGSCPLTLEKMFPLQSIEQEKDTVPRRQAVDMDDPWLMIYTGGTTGRPKGVVLSFQSVNWNAMNTIISWGLHAQDRTLNYMPMFHTGGLNALCIPLLMAGGTVIIGDKFEAETALQATNQYKTTISLFVPTMYQAMIATKYFQENQFPSMKVFLSGGAPCPHPIYDAFYKKGLFFKEGYGLTEAGPNNFYIAREHAYAKKGAVGKSMQFNEAKIINPAGQSCAPREVGELFVKGKHMFRFYWNNKQETANILQDGWLKTGDLAMMDEDGDFYIVGRRKEMIISGGENIYPQEVEQCLLQHPHVQEVAVIGVEDDYWGEIVTAFIVCQNQTTAVLDELNELCHQQLGRYKIPKQIIFLDELPKTSVGKIDKKALQLLVDTPNCK, from the coding sequence ATGTTTGTCGAGCAAGCTTGGATTTTAAAACGTGCCGCCTTAACGCCTCATCACATCGCGTTAATTAATTTAGCAACAGAAGAGCAGTGGACCTATCAGCAATTATCTGAGGAAATTGGTAAATGGAGTCATTTTTTTGAGCGTCAGCAGCTACAAAAAGGAAGTAGAGTCGCTGTTTTTGCAAAAAATCACATACAATTGTTTGCTGTTTTATTTGCTTGTGGGCTACGTGGACTTATCTATGTGCCGTTAAATTGGCGTTTGAGTAAAGAGGAATTAACACAAATTTTGCAGGATGCTACCCCTTCTATTCTGTTGTATGATGAGGAAGGTTCTTGTCCCTTGACACTAGAAAAGATGTTTCCTCTTCAGAGCATCGAGCAAGAGAAGGATACGGTACCAAGAAGGCAAGCAGTGGACATGGACGATCCATGGTTAATGATTTATACGGGAGGTACTACAGGGCGACCAAAAGGGGTTGTGCTTTCCTTTCAATCGGTGAATTGGAACGCCATGAATACAATTATTAGCTGGGGTTTACATGCTCAAGACCGTACATTAAATTATATGCCGATGTTTCATACAGGTGGTTTAAATGCATTATGTATACCATTACTCATGGCTGGTGGGACGGTCATCATTGGCGATAAATTTGAAGCAGAAACAGCGCTGCAAGCAACGAATCAATACAAAACGACCATTTCCCTTTTTGTGCCAACGATGTATCAAGCGATGATTGCTACGAAGTACTTTCAGGAAAATCAATTTCCTTCGATGAAAGTATTTTTATCAGGCGGTGCACCATGTCCTCATCCTATTTATGATGCCTTTTACAAGAAGGGGCTATTTTTTAAAGAAGGCTACGGTTTAACCGAAGCAGGACCTAATAATTTTTATATAGCTAGAGAGCATGCTTACGCGAAAAAAGGGGCTGTCGGAAAGAGCATGCAATTTAACGAGGCTAAAATCATCAACCCCGCAGGGCAAAGCTGTGCACCTCGTGAAGTCGGAGAGCTCTTCGTAAAAGGAAAGCATATGTTTCGATTTTACTGGAATAACAAGCAGGAAACTGCCAATATCCTGCAAGATGGCTGGTTAAAAACAGGCGATTTAGCCATGATGGATGAAGATGGTGACTTCTATATCGTGGGACGTAGAAAGGAAATGATCATTTCGGGCGGCGAAAATATTTATCCGCAGGAAGTGGAGCAATGCCTATTACAGCATCCGCATGTACAGGAGGTTGCCGTGATTGGAGTAGAGGATGACTATTGGGGTGAGATTGTAACAGCTTTTATTGTCTGTCAAAACCAAACTACTGCTGTTTTAGATGAACTCAATGAGCTATGTCACCAGCAATTAGGACGCTATAAAATTCCAAAACAAATCATTTTCCTAGATGAATTACCTAAAACAAGTGTTGGCAAAATTGATAAAAAGGCATTGCAACTACTTGTCGATACACCGAACTGTAAGTAA
- a CDS encoding TSUP family transporter yields the protein MVFDVDVHIIILLISFGFLAAFVDSVVGGGGLISLPALLFVGLNPAAAVATNKLAGAMGSLTSSISFYRSGQLEIRSVLKYFPLAFIGSLCGAWTVHLINPALLKPLMLVMLAAVGIYTIFKKDWGAVSTVKNLSKTHLFLFMLLLFAIGFYDGFLGPGTGSFLIFSFLLIGFDFLKAAGNAKFLNLASNVAGVCMFAYLGQIHYVYGLVMGIAQIGGAMLGSKMAIQKGSGFVRTLFIVVTMTLLAKNAYDFMMH from the coding sequence ATGGTTTTTGATGTCGATGTACATATTATCATTCTATTAATATCATTTGGATTTCTGGCAGCTTTTGTCGACTCGGTAGTTGGAGGAGGCGGATTAATTTCATTGCCGGCTCTACTGTTTGTTGGTCTTAACCCAGCGGCTGCTGTTGCCACTAATAAACTAGCAGGGGCAATGGGCTCACTAACATCCTCTATTTCCTTCTACCGTTCTGGTCAGCTGGAAATTCGCTCTGTCCTTAAATATTTTCCTCTAGCATTTATCGGATCATTATGTGGTGCATGGACTGTCCATCTCATCAACCCAGCATTACTAAAGCCACTAATGTTAGTCATGCTGGCAGCAGTGGGAATTTATACAATCTTTAAAAAGGATTGGGGTGCTGTCTCTACTGTAAAAAATTTATCTAAAACTCATTTATTTTTATTTATGCTGCTGTTATTTGCTATTGGTTTTTATGATGGCTTTCTTGGTCCTGGAACAGGCTCCTTTTTAATCTTTAGCTTCCTGCTGATAGGCTTTGATTTTTTAAAGGCAGCAGGCAATGCGAAATTTTTAAATTTAGCGAGTAATGTAGCTGGTGTGTGTATGTTTGCTTACTTAGGGCAAATTCATTATGTATATGGTTTAGTCATGGGGATCGCTCAAATTGGTGGAGCAATGCTCGGCTCAAAAATGGCGATTCAAAAAGGAAGCGGCTTTGTTCGTACGCTTTTTATCGTGGTGACGATGACATTATTAGCGAAAAACGCCTATGATTTTATGATGCATTAA
- the metA gene encoding homoserine O-acetyltransferase MetA, with protein MPINIPKNLPAGEHLREEKIFVMEEDRAKTQQIRPLNILILNLMPEKEKTELQLLRLLGNTPLQVNITFLNTATHESKNVSKSHLQLFYTTFNQIRHRRYDGMIITGAPVEKLAFEEVNYWQEISEIMDWSKENVTSVLHICWGAQAALYHHYGIGKVELSAKCSGVYSHVITDLTVDLVRGFSDLFTAPHSRHTSVSIDDVRNHPDLRLLSYSEDAGVFIVQSKDNKNIMITGHLEYDATTLADEYSRDVAKGLDIAVPVNYFPNDDPTKEPINTWRAHTHLLFSNWLNYYVYQETPYEWDFVDEIEYHI; from the coding sequence ATGCCAATTAATATTCCGAAAAATTTACCAGCTGGAGAACATTTACGTGAGGAAAAAATCTTCGTGATGGAAGAGGATCGTGCGAAAACACAGCAAATTCGTCCGTTAAATATATTAATTTTAAATTTAATGCCGGAAAAAGAAAAAACAGAACTCCAATTATTACGGTTATTAGGGAATACACCGTTACAGGTCAATATTACGTTTTTAAACACTGCCACACATGAATCAAAAAATGTTAGTAAATCTCATTTACAGCTATTTTATACGACATTCAACCAAATTCGTCATCGACGCTATGATGGCATGATTATTACAGGGGCGCCAGTAGAAAAATTGGCTTTTGAAGAGGTCAACTATTGGCAAGAAATTTCAGAAATTATGGATTGGTCCAAAGAGAATGTGACATCCGTATTACATATTTGTTGGGGAGCACAGGCTGCTTTGTATCACCACTATGGAATTGGAAAGGTAGAGCTTTCAGCTAAATGTTCTGGTGTCTATTCCCATGTCATTACCGATTTAACGGTAGATTTAGTGCGGGGCTTTAGTGATTTATTTACCGCTCCTCATTCTCGCCATACGTCTGTGTCAATTGACGATGTACGCAATCATCCAGATTTACGCTTATTATCTTATTCGGAGGATGCAGGGGTATTTATCGTACAATCAAAAGATAATAAAAACATTATGATTACAGGTCACCTGGAATATGATGCCACAACACTAGCCGATGAATACAGTCGTGATGTGGCTAAGGGCCTTGATATCGCCGTTCCCGTAAACTACTTTCCAAACGATGATCCAACTAAAGAGCCTATTAATACATGGCGTGCCCACACCCATTTATTATTCTCGAACTGGTTGAACTATTATGTATACCAAGAAACACCATATGAATGGGATTTTGTTGACGAAATTGAGTATCATATTTGA
- a CDS encoding nucleotide excision repair endonuclease: MIKIEFPKPDVVIRQREQEVKPGDVPITPYFGFIDFHKITRDKGGIFLFYNDKNELLFVGKARKIRQRIKKHFEDNVSPMKNHRDEVFKIEVYEVEDPMEREIYETYAINTFRSKYNVDKVFY; the protein is encoded by the coding sequence TTGATTAAAATTGAATTTCCAAAACCAGATGTAGTTATCCGTCAACGTGAACAAGAAGTAAAACCAGGTGATGTGCCAATCACACCTTATTTTGGCTTTATTGATTTCCATAAAATCACACGTGATAAAGGCGGCATTTTCTTATTCTATAATGACAAGAATGAGCTATTATTCGTTGGGAAAGCTCGTAAAATCCGTCAACGTATTAAAAAGCACTTTGAGGATAATGTATCACCGATGAAAAACCACCGTGATGAAGTGTTCAAAATTGAAGTCTATGAAGTAGAAGATCCAATGGAACGTGAAATTTACGAAACATATGCCATTAATACGTTCCGCTCCAAATACAATGTTGATAAAGTCTTTTATTAA
- a CDS encoding YhdT family protein encodes MKDQRFKIAHREALIGIGLVIVNFAIWFGFAYGLGGGDPANYSYVFGFPAWFFYSCIAGTGFMILLIWIVMKLFFKEVPFDDEEGDH; translated from the coding sequence GTGAAAGATCAACGCTTTAAAATAGCGCATCGAGAGGCGCTTATTGGGATTGGACTAGTCATTGTCAACTTTGCGATTTGGTTTGGCTTTGCCTATGGATTAGGCGGAGGAGATCCAGCTAATTATTCGTATGTATTCGGTTTTCCTGCCTGGTTTTTCTATAGCTGTATCGCAGGGACAGGCTTTATGATCCTGCTCATCTGGATTGTCATGAAACTCTTTTTCAAAGAGGTACCATTTGATGATGAGGAGGGGGATCATTAA
- a CDS encoding TrmB family transcriptional regulator, translating into MEELITQLKDMGFTEYEAKAYTALVQQSHVSAYQVSKNSGIPRARVYDILNILVEKGIVLKEETAEQTTYSAMPVSVFLQQMEQRWQSNFSSISMKLEKLEENVQEVEHKVVMLKGKESILNYCQSLLRKAKKKVILSMWEDMYDALRQDLQEVSQRIPVHGITLYVEEHLATIDRHRATHYTKKTSTPHWFILSVDGQEMIYGHSPSAQETAFITNDPVHIYLLEDYIWHDVLINRLVKRDDQELEDWIAKERKGFFLE; encoded by the coding sequence ATGGAGGAATTAATCACCCAGTTGAAAGATATGGGTTTTACAGAATATGAAGCAAAAGCCTATACGGCACTCGTTCAACAAAGTCATGTTAGTGCCTATCAGGTCAGCAAAAATTCTGGCATACCGCGTGCAAGAGTGTATGATATTTTAAATATCCTTGTAGAAAAAGGGATCGTGTTGAAAGAAGAGACCGCAGAACAAACGACCTATTCAGCCATGCCCGTGTCCGTATTTTTACAGCAAATGGAGCAGCGCTGGCAATCAAATTTTTCGTCGATAAGTATGAAATTAGAAAAGCTAGAGGAAAATGTTCAGGAAGTGGAGCATAAAGTCGTGATGCTAAAGGGCAAGGAGTCCATCCTCAATTACTGTCAGTCACTTTTAAGAAAAGCAAAGAAAAAAGTGATTCTGTCGATGTGGGAAGATATGTACGATGCGCTACGACAAGACCTTCAAGAAGTGTCACAGCGTATTCCTGTGCATGGCATTACACTGTATGTAGAGGAACATTTAGCGACTATTGACCGCCATAGGGCCACACACTATACGAAAAAAACGTCTACTCCACATTGGTTTATTTTATCGGTAGATGGTCAGGAAATGATTTATGGTCACTCGCCTTCCGCGCAAGAAACGGCCTTCATCACTAATGACCCTGTCCATATCTATTTGTTAGAGGATTATATTTGGCATGATGTCCTTATCAATAGACTAGTAAAACGCGATGATCAGGAGCTTGAGGATTGGATTGCGAAAGAGCGAAAAGGTTTTTTCTTAGAATAA
- a CDS encoding short-chain dehydrogenase: MTHALVIGGTGMLANTSLWLVNNGYHVSVIGRNAHRMERLLNKATNSSMITPLLVDYRDESLLLKKIRETMKQNGPIELVIAWIHSYADSTLERIASEISQWQGGSWKLFHVLGSRANLIEAKGQIDKLDALQYHQVQLGFKIEDSHSRWLTNEEISQGVIDSIQHDRLLHTVGTMEPWEKRPS; encoded by the coding sequence ATGACACATGCATTAGTTATTGGTGGAACAGGGATGTTAGCTAACACATCCCTATGGTTAGTGAATAATGGTTATCATGTTTCAGTCATTGGACGGAATGCCCATCGGATGGAACGTTTGCTAAACAAGGCTACTAACTCATCCATGATAACCCCTTTGTTAGTAGATTATCGGGATGAATCCTTGTTATTAAAGAAAATACGAGAAACGATGAAGCAAAATGGACCTATTGAATTAGTAATTGCTTGGATTCATTCATATGCTGATAGTACATTAGAGCGCATAGCAAGTGAAATTTCACAATGGCAAGGCGGATCATGGAAACTGTTTCATGTCTTGGGGAGTCGTGCAAATCTTATTGAAGCTAAAGGGCAAATCGATAAACTTGATGCCCTACAATACCATCAAGTTCAACTTGGCTTTAAAATTGAAGATAGTCATTCAAGGTGGCTTACAAATGAGGAAATATCACAAGGTGTCATTGATTCCATTCAGCATGATCGGTTACTCCATACTGTGGGAACGATGGAGCCTTGGGAAAAACGTCCGTCATAA
- a CDS encoding 3-oxoacyl-ACP synthase → MTIGIVSTGIYLPQNKMTAQEIAALSNIPEDIIRQKMGIYEKPIPGAHDHTVQMGIWAAQEAIQKANIDPKDIDVVIYMGEEHKEYPLWTASIKMQEELGAVNAWAFDVQLRCGTTIMALKVAKSLMAADESIQTILLAGGYRNVDFIDYSNPRTRFMYNLAAGGGAIVLRKNEDKNQLLEADIMTDGSFSEDVVVPVGGTKTPLTPSHLTENLYQLDVLDPIGMKERLEQKSLRNFLKVIRSSLAKSGYSEAQLDYLAMLHMKRSAHDYILAELGLQQEQSIYLQEYGHIGQIDQLLSLQLALEQKRIQDGDIVTLVSAGIGYVWGAITIRWG, encoded by the coding sequence ATGACAATCGGTATTGTTAGTACAGGTATTTATCTACCTCAAAATAAAATGACAGCGCAAGAAATAGCTGCTCTTTCGAATATTCCTGAGGATATTATTCGTCAAAAAATGGGCATTTATGAAAAGCCAATTCCTGGCGCACATGATCATACGGTGCAAATGGGGATATGGGCGGCACAGGAAGCAATTCAAAAGGCAAATATAGATCCTAAAGATATTGATGTTGTTATTTATATGGGGGAGGAGCATAAGGAATATCCTCTCTGGACAGCTTCCATCAAAATGCAGGAGGAGCTTGGTGCGGTCAATGCATGGGCCTTTGATGTGCAATTGCGCTGTGGCACAACGATTATGGCATTGAAGGTAGCAAAAAGCTTAATGGCCGCAGATGAAAGTATTCAAACTATTCTTCTAGCGGGCGGATATCGGAATGTGGATTTTATCGATTATAGCAACCCTAGAACACGTTTTATGTACAATTTGGCGGCTGGTGGAGGGGCCATAGTATTACGAAAAAATGAGGATAAAAACCAGCTATTAGAGGCTGATATTATGACAGATGGTTCTTTCTCGGAGGATGTCGTCGTTCCGGTTGGGGGAACGAAAACACCGTTAACCCCATCCCATTTAACTGAAAATTTATATCAGCTTGACGTTTTAGACCCTATTGGTATGAAAGAGCGCTTAGAACAGAAATCTTTACGGAATTTTTTGAAGGTCATTCGCAGCTCTTTAGCGAAAAGTGGATACAGTGAAGCACAGCTAGACTATTTAGCGATGCTGCATATGAAGAGGTCTGCTCATGATTATATTTTAGCGGAGCTTGGTTTACAGCAGGAGCAATCGATTTATTTGCAAGAATATGGGCATATCGGGCAGATTGATCAACTATTGTCGTTACAGCTAGCATTGGAGCAAAAGCGTATTCAAGACGGTGATATTGTTACATTGGTTAGTGCAGGCATTGGCTATGTGTGGGGGGCTATCACAATACGTTGGGGATAA
- the panF gene encoding sodium/pantothenate symporter gives MHWQVVFPLLLFLIIIFGIGIWANKHIRSSNSFLQEYFLGGREMGGFILAMTMIATYGSASSFIGGPGVAYTKGLGWVLLAMAQLPAGYFVLMILGKKFAIIARRYQAITLIDFLRERYKSHVIVILSAISIIVFLFSAMMAQWVGGARLIESLTGLSYTTALFIFAISVLVYVIIGGFRAVALTDTVQGTIMVIGTVILLIGTIIAGGGIDNIMTSLVAENPDFVSPFGAQGDLTPLYVSTFWILIGVGVVGLPQIAVRAMSYKDSKSMHLAIIIGTIAIGTIMFGMHLIGVLARPVLPGIDIGDKVMPLLTLKVLPPFLAGIVLAAPMAATMSTVNALLMLVSSTVVKDIYLNYMKPKASDAEIKRASFIVTTVIGLAVIIFALNPPDLLVWLNLFAFGGLEAVFIWTVVLGLYWKKANKYGAIASMITGMSLYIVIDRFYPSIFGMHTVTLPIVASFIIFVMVSLATSHKFKNEQLMI, from the coding sequence ATGCATTGGCAAGTTGTATTTCCTTTGCTATTATTTCTAATTATTATTTTTGGGATTGGTATTTGGGCTAATAAGCATATCCGTTCCTCTAATTCGTTCCTTCAGGAGTATTTCCTTGGTGGTCGTGAAATGGGTGGCTTCATTCTAGCGATGACGATGATTGCTACATATGGTAGTGCAAGTAGTTTTATCGGTGGGCCAGGTGTAGCCTATACAAAAGGCCTTGGCTGGGTATTACTCGCGATGGCACAGCTTCCGGCGGGTTATTTTGTCCTCATGATTTTAGGTAAAAAATTCGCTATCATAGCTCGTCGTTACCAGGCCATCACATTAATTGACTTTTTACGAGAGCGCTACAAAAGCCATGTCATAGTGATTTTATCCGCCATCAGTATTATTGTCTTTTTATTTTCTGCGATGATGGCACAATGGGTCGGGGGCGCACGTTTAATTGAATCTTTGACAGGCTTAAGCTACACAACGGCACTGTTTATTTTTGCTATTTCGGTGTTAGTGTATGTTATTATTGGAGGTTTCCGAGCAGTAGCTTTAACGGATACAGTCCAGGGCACGATTATGGTTATTGGTACAGTTATTTTATTAATTGGCACAATTATTGCAGGTGGTGGTATCGATAATATTATGACCTCACTAGTCGCTGAAAATCCGGATTTTGTATCACCCTTTGGCGCACAGGGAGATTTAACACCACTTTATGTCTCGACATTTTGGATTTTAATCGGTGTGGGTGTCGTAGGACTCCCACAAATAGCAGTTCGTGCGATGAGCTATAAAGATTCAAAAAGTATGCATTTAGCCATCATTATAGGTACGATTGCGATTGGGACAATCATGTTTGGTATGCATTTAATTGGTGTATTAGCTCGACCTGTCCTACCTGGTATTGATATTGGGGATAAAGTGATGCCACTTCTAACGTTGAAGGTATTACCGCCATTTTTAGCAGGGATTGTATTAGCTGCACCGATGGCCGCTACGATGTCTACTGTTAATGCACTGCTCATGCTTGTTAGCTCCACAGTTGTGAAAGACATCTATTTAAATTACATGAAGCCAAAAGCAAGTGATGCAGAAATTAAGCGTGCAAGCTTTATTGTCACAACGGTCATTGGATTAGCGGTCATTATCTTTGCCCTAAATCCACCAGACTTATTAGTATGGTTGAATTTATTTGCCTTTGGTGGGCTGGAGGCAGTCTTTATTTGGACCGTGGTCCTAGGATTGTATTGGAAGAAGGCGAACAAATATGGTGCAATTGCTTCGATGATTACAGGCATGTCCCTGTACATTGTCATTGATCGCTTCTATCCTTCCATCTTTGGTATGCATACAGTCACGCTGCCAATTGTGGCATCCTTCATTATTTTTGTTATGGTGAGTCTTGCCACTAGTCATAAATTTAAAAATGAACAATTAATGATTTAA